The Bacillus xiapuensis genome window below encodes:
- the gcvH gene encoding glycine cleavage system protein GcvH yields MNTPKELRYSEEHEWVKTEGNKVRIGITEFAQSELGDIVFVELPSVGDEITADEPFGSVESVKTVSELYAPVSGKVVEVNEDLDDNPEFVNESPYEKAWMIVVELADSSQLDDLMTAEQYEEMVKED; encoded by the coding sequence ATGAATACGCCAAAAGAATTGCGTTATTCTGAAGAACATGAATGGGTGAAAACAGAAGGAAACAAAGTGCGCATCGGGATTACTGAGTTTGCACAATCTGAACTTGGCGATATCGTGTTTGTTGAACTGCCGTCTGTAGGAGATGAAATCACTGCGGACGAGCCATTCGGCAGCGTAGAATCCGTTAAAACCGTTTCAGAATTATATGCGCCGGTCAGCGGGAAAGTAGTAGAAGTCAATGAAGATTTGGACGATAACCCTGAGTTCGTCAATGAATCTCCATATGAAAAAGCATGGATGATCGTTGTGGAGTTAGCAGATTCTTCACAGCTTGATGATTTAATGACCGCTGAACAATACGAAGAAATGGTCAAAGAAGACTAA
- a CDS encoding arsenate reductase family protein, with protein sequence MALTFYWYPKCGTCRKAKKWLEENGVDVQDINIVEHPPSKEELKEMYHKSGLELKKFFNTSGRKYRELGLKDKVKTASEEELLEILASDGMLIKRPLTADGHKVTVGFNEETFEKEWRPQ encoded by the coding sequence ATGGCGTTGACATTTTATTGGTATCCTAAATGCGGAACCTGCCGCAAAGCTAAAAAGTGGCTGGAAGAAAACGGAGTGGACGTTCAAGACATAAATATTGTGGAACATCCGCCTTCTAAAGAGGAATTAAAGGAAATGTATCATAAAAGCGGACTGGAATTGAAGAAGTTTTTTAACACAAGCGGCCGCAAATATCGCGAGCTTGGCTTGAAGGACAAAGTAAAGACCGCTTCCGAGGAAGAACTCTTGGAAATTCTCGCCTCTGACGGCATGTTAATAAAGCGGCCGCTGACTGCGGACGGTCATAAAGTGACGGTTGGATTTAACGAAGAAACGTTTGAAAAAGAATGGCGGCCGCAATAA
- a CDS encoding acyl-CoA dehydrogenase family protein, with protein MANQTENQAVKGGAFLLEDMTYEQIFTPEDFTDEQKMIAKTTEEFVMNSVLPQVPYLEKHEFDRSVKLLQEAGELGLLSADIPEEYGGLGLDKVSSALIAERMAAAGGFSVTHGAHVGIGSLPIVLFGNEEQKQAYLPLLNTGEKIAAYALTEPGSGSDALGAKTSARLNEAGTHYILNGEKQWITNAGFADLFIVYAKIDGEHFSAFIVERQFPGVSTGLEEDKMGIKSSSTRTLILQDAIVPKENLLGEAGRGHVIAFNILNIGRYKLGVGSVGSSKRALDITLAYANERKQFNTPISSFNLTKEKFATMGAKIYASESSIYRTVGYVEERMSQLSAAEQADGLAVARSIAEYAIECSLAKVFGTEVLDYVVDEGVQLHGGYGFMEEYEIARMYRDSRINRIFEGTNEINRLLVPGTYVRKAFKGELPLLEKAQELQSELMMLMPQEVSSEPLAQEKYLVKNAKKIGLLAAGLTVQTYGKQLEKEQEVLANLADMVNLIYAMESAVLRTEKAIARTGEEKNIQKRLYTEIFCQEAFSEIEAHAKETLLAVESGDNLRVMLSVLRKLIRSNPHNLIAKKREAAERLIRAEKYII; from the coding sequence ATGGCCAATCAAACAGAAAATCAGGCGGTTAAAGGCGGAGCCTTTTTACTTGAAGATATGACGTATGAACAGATATTCACACCGGAGGATTTCACCGATGAACAGAAAATGATTGCGAAAACGACCGAAGAGTTTGTTATGAACAGCGTGCTTCCGCAAGTGCCTTATTTGGAAAAGCACGAATTTGACCGTTCGGTGAAGCTTTTGCAGGAAGCCGGGGAGCTAGGGCTATTGAGCGCAGATATCCCAGAAGAATATGGGGGATTAGGTTTGGACAAAGTCAGCTCCGCGCTGATTGCCGAAAGAATGGCGGCAGCCGGAGGATTTTCCGTCACGCATGGCGCGCATGTTGGGATCGGCTCCCTGCCCATCGTTTTATTCGGAAATGAAGAACAAAAGCAAGCATACCTGCCGCTTTTAAATACAGGAGAAAAAATCGCTGCCTACGCCTTGACAGAGCCGGGATCAGGGTCGGATGCGCTCGGTGCCAAAACATCGGCGAGGTTAAACGAAGCTGGCACGCATTATATCTTAAACGGCGAGAAACAATGGATTACGAATGCCGGATTTGCAGATCTATTTATTGTATATGCCAAAATAGACGGTGAGCACTTTTCCGCTTTTATCGTAGAGCGGCAGTTTCCGGGCGTTTCGACGGGATTAGAAGAAGACAAGATGGGCATCAAAAGCTCTTCTACGCGAACCTTAATTTTACAAGACGCAATCGTTCCGAAAGAAAACTTGCTTGGAGAAGCCGGCCGCGGTCATGTGATCGCCTTCAATATTTTAAATATCGGCCGTTACAAGCTCGGCGTCGGGTCGGTCGGCAGTTCCAAGCGCGCGCTGGATATCACCTTGGCATACGCCAATGAGCGCAAACAATTTAACACGCCGATCTCCTCTTTCAACTTAACGAAAGAGAAATTCGCGACGATGGGGGCGAAAATATACGCAAGCGAAAGCTCGATTTATCGGACAGTGGGCTATGTTGAAGAGCGTATGAGCCAGCTGTCTGCTGCAGAGCAGGCAGACGGTTTAGCAGTTGCTCGTTCCATTGCTGAGTACGCAATCGAGTGTTCCTTAGCGAAGGTGTTCGGAACGGAAGTGTTGGATTACGTGGTCGATGAAGGCGTGCAGCTCCACGGGGGGTACGGTTTCATGGAAGAATATGAGATCGCCCGCATGTATCGCGATTCCCGTATCAACCGCATTTTTGAAGGAACGAACGAAATCAACCGCCTTCTCGTTCCTGGCACTTATGTCCGCAAAGCGTTTAAGGGGGAGCTGCCGCTGTTAGAAAAAGCTCAGGAACTGCAAAGCGAATTGATGATGCTCATGCCGCAAGAGGTGAGTTCAGAACCTTTAGCCCAAGAGAAGTATCTGGTGAAAAACGCCAAAAAAATCGGATTGCTCGCTGCGGGGCTCACCGTTCAGACCTATGGCAAACAGCTAGAAAAAGAACAGGAAGTCTTAGCTAATCTGGCGGATATGGTCAACCTTATTTATGCGATGGAATCGGCTGTTCTCCGCACAGAAAAAGCAATCGCCCGAACGGGGGAAGAGAAGAATATACAAAAGCGGCTCTACACAGAGATATTCTGTCAGGAGGCGTTCAGTGAAATTGAAGCCCATGCGAAAGAGACACTTCTCGCCGTCGAATCCGGCGACAATTTGCGCGTGATGCTCTCCGTCTTGCGCAAACTGATACGCTCGAACCCGCATAATCTTATCGCTAAAAAACGGGAAGCTGCTGAAAGACTCATCCGAGCGGAAAAATACATCATCTAA
- a CDS encoding acetyl-CoA C-acetyltransferase, with translation MKEAVIVAGARTPVGRAKKGTLATLRPDDLGALAVKESLRRAGHYEGEIDDIIIGCATPEAEQGLNMARNIGALAGLPYTVPAITINRYCSSGLQAIAYAAERIMIGHAQTIIAGGVESMSKVPMMGHIVRPNVQLAEQAPEYYMSMGHTAEEVAKKYGITREEQDAFAVRSHQRAAKALADGKFVDEIVPVPVKLHRIGSDHQIIETEISFDQDEGVRPETNKETLAKLRPVFSIAGTVTAGNASQTSDGAAAVMVMERERADSLGLAPLAKFRSFAVGGVPPEIMGVGPVTAVPKALKLAGLELSDIGLIELNEAFASQAIQVIRELRLDEERVNVNGGAIALGHPLGCTGTKLTLSLIHEMKRRQEQFGLVTMCIGGGMGAAGVFELI, from the coding sequence ATGAAGGAAGCGGTCATCGTAGCAGGAGCCAGAACGCCAGTCGGACGCGCGAAAAAGGGAACGCTTGCCACCCTGCGACCGGATGATCTCGGTGCGCTTGCGGTCAAAGAAAGCTTGCGGCGGGCAGGTCATTATGAAGGAGAAATTGATGATATCATTATTGGCTGTGCAACGCCGGAAGCAGAACAAGGGCTCAATATGGCAAGAAATATCGGGGCGCTGGCTGGCCTTCCTTATACCGTGCCGGCCATCACTATCAACCGCTACTGCTCCTCCGGCTTGCAGGCGATCGCTTATGCGGCTGAGCGCATTATGATCGGTCATGCCCAGACGATTATTGCCGGCGGAGTTGAATCGATGAGTAAGGTTCCAATGATGGGCCATATCGTCCGGCCGAATGTCCAGCTTGCTGAACAGGCTCCGGAATATTATATGAGCATGGGGCATACGGCCGAAGAAGTTGCCAAGAAATACGGAATTACGCGGGAAGAACAGGATGCGTTCGCGGTGCGCAGCCATCAGCGGGCGGCGAAAGCGCTCGCTGATGGAAAATTTGTCGATGAAATCGTTCCAGTGCCCGTCAAGCTGCATCGCATTGGATCAGATCATCAAATCATTGAAACAGAGATCAGCTTTGATCAGGATGAAGGAGTGCGCCCTGAGACTAATAAGGAAACATTGGCTAAGCTGCGCCCCGTTTTCTCTATTGCAGGCACAGTAACAGCGGGAAATGCTTCGCAAACAAGTGATGGCGCGGCAGCGGTAATGGTGATGGAGAGGGAAAGGGCAGATTCATTGGGATTAGCGCCGCTAGCTAAGTTTCGTTCCTTTGCTGTGGGAGGTGTGCCGCCGGAAATTATGGGAGTCGGCCCGGTCACAGCCGTTCCTAAAGCATTGAAGCTTGCTGGGTTGGAGCTGTCTGATATCGGGCTGATTGAACTGAATGAAGCTTTTGCCTCACAGGCGATTCAAGTCATTCGCGAGCTGAGATTAGATGAAGAAAGAGTGAATGTCAACGGCGGAGCTATCGCCCTTGGCCATCCGTTAGGCTGTACGGGGACGAAGCTGACTCTATCGTTAATTCACGAGATGAAGAGGCGCCAAGAGCAGTTTGGTCTAGTCACGATGTGTATCGGCGGCGGCATGGGGGCAGCCGGTGTATTCGAGCTAATATAA
- a CDS encoding 3-hydroxyacyl-CoA dehydrogenase/enoyl-CoA hydratase family protein translates to MVQPILKAAVIGSGVMGSGIAAHLANVGIPSVLLDIVPKELTKEEKAQGLTLSDRPVRNRLAQAARRKLLRQKPAPLTSAANLQFIEAGNLEDDADRLREADWIIEVVVENLAVKRSILEMVEKWRKPGSIVSSNTSGISIEAMIAGRSDDFRKHFLGTHFFNPPRYLKLLEIIPAQDTDPEVLNYMKMFGEDVLGKGVVLAKDTPNFIANRIGTYGLLKTVQEMQAFGFTPGEVDSITGPLIGRPKSATFRTLDVVGIDTFIHVAANVYDKVEGAEKQVFEIPDFMKKMCKNGWIGAKSRQGFFKKEGEAILEINPDTLEYSERRKLKAASVERAKQQRGTLNKMKALMYADDPAGRFIWKILAPVLVYSAELTGEIADDLAAIDQAMKWGFGWDYGPFEIWDAIGVKSSVQKMEEEGLKVPAWVKEMIAGGKPAFYKDSGFYHQGEYKKVPVNPKVIDLKKLKKQGKVIKQNSGASLIDIGDGIALLEFHSPNNAIGLDIIQMIHDAVGEVESRYKGLVIGNQGKNFCVGANLAMILMEVQDDNLWEVEMVIRSFQEAMMKIKYSKRPVVAAPFAMTLGGGAEVCLPAAHIQASMETYMGLVETGVGLIPGGGGNKELYIRYLEQMPSGVQMDLQNVAIKVFETIAMAKTSASGEEAREHQFLKQTDGISVNQDHLLYDAKRAALYLYESGYRAPKRKKIPVTGETGYAAMLLGAQAMQASGYISEHDMTIAKKLAYVIAGGKLPFGTEVEEEYLLKLEREAFISLCAEPKTQKRMQHMLMKGKPLRN, encoded by the coding sequence TTGGTCCAGCCTATTCTGAAAGCGGCAGTAATTGGATCGGGCGTGATGGGGTCTGGCATAGCCGCTCATTTAGCAAACGTTGGCATTCCATCTGTTTTACTGGATATCGTTCCTAAGGAATTGACTAAGGAAGAAAAAGCGCAAGGGCTGACGCTGAGTGACCGGCCGGTTCGGAATCGTCTGGCGCAAGCCGCGCGAAGGAAACTGCTTAGACAGAAGCCGGCCCCGCTTACATCGGCCGCAAATCTTCAATTCATTGAAGCCGGAAATTTAGAGGATGATGCAGACCGATTGCGGGAAGCGGACTGGATCATTGAAGTCGTTGTAGAGAATCTCGCTGTCAAAAGAAGCATATTGGAAATGGTAGAAAAATGGCGCAAGCCGGGAAGCATCGTCAGTTCTAATACTTCCGGGATTTCCATCGAAGCGATGATCGCTGGACGCTCTGATGATTTTCGCAAGCATTTTCTCGGCACTCATTTCTTTAATCCGCCGCGCTATTTGAAATTGCTAGAAATTATACCTGCACAAGATACTGATCCGGAAGTGCTCAACTACATGAAAATGTTCGGTGAAGATGTGCTCGGTAAAGGTGTGGTGCTGGCGAAAGATACCCCTAATTTTATCGCCAATCGCATCGGCACGTACGGATTATTAAAAACCGTGCAGGAAATGCAGGCGTTTGGCTTTACGCCTGGTGAAGTCGACTCCATTACAGGTCCTTTGATCGGACGGCCGAAAAGCGCTACTTTTCGAACGCTGGATGTCGTTGGAATTGATACGTTTATTCATGTCGCGGCCAATGTATATGACAAAGTGGAGGGTGCTGAAAAACAAGTATTTGAAATCCCTGACTTTATGAAGAAAATGTGTAAAAACGGCTGGATCGGTGCTAAAAGCAGACAGGGCTTTTTCAAAAAAGAAGGGGAAGCCATTCTGGAAATCAATCCAGACACATTGGAATACAGCGAACGAAGAAAGCTGAAAGCCGCGTCAGTGGAAAGGGCTAAGCAGCAAAGAGGCACTTTAAATAAAATGAAAGCGCTTATGTATGCTGACGATCCAGCAGGACGATTTATTTGGAAGATCCTAGCGCCAGTCCTGGTGTATTCAGCTGAGCTGACAGGAGAAATCGCCGATGACCTGGCGGCGATTGATCAGGCGATGAAATGGGGATTTGGATGGGATTACGGGCCGTTTGAAATATGGGATGCGATCGGTGTGAAATCATCCGTTCAGAAGATGGAGGAAGAAGGGCTGAAGGTACCCGCATGGGTGAAAGAAATGATAGCCGGCGGTAAGCCTGCCTTCTATAAAGATAGCGGCTTTTACCATCAGGGAGAGTACAAGAAAGTGCCGGTGAACCCGAAAGTCATTGACTTGAAGAAGCTGAAAAAGCAGGGAAAGGTAATCAAGCAAAATAGCGGAGCCAGTTTAATAGATATCGGCGACGGCATAGCTCTGCTGGAATTCCACTCGCCAAACAACGCCATTGGACTTGATATTATACAAATGATCCATGATGCGGTCGGAGAAGTAGAAAGCCGCTACAAAGGGCTAGTCATTGGCAATCAGGGGAAGAACTTTTGCGTCGGTGCCAATCTGGCGATGATTCTAATGGAAGTGCAGGATGACAACCTTTGGGAAGTGGAGATGGTGATCAGAAGCTTCCAGGAGGCGATGATGAAAATTAAATACAGCAAGCGTCCGGTCGTGGCTGCACCGTTTGCGATGACGCTTGGCGGCGGGGCCGAAGTCTGTTTGCCGGCCGCTCACATACAGGCAAGCATGGAAACCTACATGGGTCTCGTAGAAACGGGCGTTGGCTTAATACCAGGTGGGGGAGGAAACAAAGAACTGTACATCCGATACCTTGAACAAATGCCAAGCGGCGTGCAAATGGATTTGCAAAACGTCGCCATAAAAGTATTCGAAACGATCGCTATGGCGAAAACATCTGCTTCAGGAGAGGAAGCGCGCGAACATCAATTTCTCAAGCAAACGGATGGCATCAGTGTCAATCAAGACCATCTGCTGTACGACGCCAAGCGGGCTGCGCTGTATTTGTACGAAAGCGGTTACCGAGCGCCAAAGCGCAAAAAGATTCCCGTCACAGGAGAAACAGGCTATGCGGCTATGCTGTTGGGAGCGCAAGCAATGCAGGCATCGGGATATATTTCTGAGCATGATATGACCATTGCCAAAAAGCTCGCTTATGTCATTGCCGGCGGAAAGCTTCCCTTTGGAACGGAAGTCGAGGAAGAATATTTGCTGAAATTAGAGCGCGAGGCCTTTATCAGTCTTTGCGCGGAACCGAAAACACAGAAGCGCATGCAGCATATGCTCATGAAGGGTAAGCCGCTGCGCAATTAA
- a CDS encoding LutC/YkgG family protein, with the protein MEGTIHNRDAFLANIASSLGRERKEQVHRPAWKFQPQHEVLKGATSDELLQVLRDQCRLIHTELIETSSKELVKALQETVNSYGGGPISVWNDERFEEYGLSELLKDTWPSGNVEVNMWDPALGEENIQKAEKANIGITFSDMTLAESGTVVLLSSKDKGRSVSLLPHKYIAIIPKSTIVPRITQAAQSISQKVQKGELAPSCINFITGPSNSADIEMDLVVGVHGPVKAAYIVVNDK; encoded by the coding sequence ATGGAAGGAACCATTCATAACCGTGACGCCTTTTTAGCCAACATCGCTTCTAGTCTTGGAAGAGAAAGAAAAGAACAGGTGCATCGGCCGGCTTGGAAGTTTCAGCCGCAGCATGAAGTGCTGAAAGGGGCGACTTCCGATGAGCTGCTGCAGGTATTGCGTGATCAGTGCCGCTTAATTCACACGGAACTGATTGAAACGTCTTCTAAAGAGCTGGTGAAAGCGCTGCAAGAAACAGTCAATTCTTATGGCGGCGGCCCGATTTCCGTATGGAACGATGAGCGCTTTGAGGAGTATGGCTTGTCTGAATTGCTTAAGGATACCTGGCCATCAGGAAACGTTGAAGTGAATATGTGGGATCCGGCTTTAGGTGAAGAAAATATCCAAAAGGCTGAAAAAGCTAATATCGGCATTACCTTTAGCGATATGACTTTGGCTGAATCCGGCACAGTTGTTTTGCTCAGCAGCAAAGATAAGGGACGCTCAGTCAGTCTTTTGCCGCATAAGTATATTGCCATCATTCCTAAAAGCACGATTGTTCCGCGTATTACGCAAGCGGCACAGTCCATCAGCCAAAAAGTGCAGAAAGGCGAACTCGCTCCTTCCTGCATCAATTTCATTACGGGTCCCAGCAACTCGGCGGATATTGAAATGGATCTTGTCGTAGGTGTGCACGGACCGGTAAAAGCTGCTTATATTGTGGTCAATGATAAATAA
- a CDS encoding LutB/LldF family L-lactate oxidation iron-sulfur protein: MAMKFGTEDFKGRVKENLDDSFMRGAVADAQERLRTRRLDAAEELGNWEDWRSHGEEIRQHVLENLDYYLHQLSENVAKRGGHVFFAQTAEEANEYIKDVVAKKNAKKIVKSKSMVTEEINMNYALEEMGCEVLETDLGEYILQVDDHDPPSHIVTPALHKNKEQIRDVFAEKLDYKATSKPEELALHARKTLRKAFMAADVGITGCNFAIAESGSISFVTNEGNARMVTTIPKTQITVMGMERIVPTFEEFEVLVSLLTRSAVGQKLTSYVTALTGPREEGDVDGPEEFHLVIVDNGRSKILGTEFQSVLQCIRCAACINVCPVYRHIGGHSYGSIYSGPIGAVLTPLLGGYDDFKELPYASTLCAACSEACPVKIPLHELLHKHRQVIVEKEGRAPISEKLAMKAFGLGASSNPLYGMGSKMASTMMKPFTKNDRISKGPGPLKAWTELREFPAPNKERLRDWFKDHQKEKDGEK, translated from the coding sequence ATGGCTATGAAGTTCGGAACGGAAGACTTCAAAGGACGGGTTAAAGAGAATCTGGACGACTCGTTTATGCGAGGAGCGGTAGCGGATGCTCAGGAGCGTTTGCGCACTCGCCGTCTTGATGCAGCCGAAGAACTTGGAAACTGGGAGGATTGGCGTTCCCACGGAGAAGAAATCCGTCAGCATGTGTTAGAAAATCTAGATTATTATTTGCATCAACTAAGTGAAAACGTGGCAAAACGCGGCGGTCATGTCTTCTTTGCTCAAACGGCTGAAGAAGCGAATGAATACATTAAAGACGTTGTTGCAAAGAAAAATGCCAAAAAAATCGTCAAATCCAAATCTATGGTTACAGAAGAAATCAATATGAACTACGCCTTGGAAGAAATGGGATGTGAAGTCCTTGAGACGGATCTTGGCGAATATATTCTGCAAGTGGACGATCATGATCCGCCATCCCATATCGTGACGCCCGCTCTTCATAAAAATAAAGAGCAGATTCGCGATGTGTTTGCTGAGAAGCTGGATTACAAAGCAACATCGAAGCCGGAAGAATTGGCGCTTCACGCCCGGAAAACTTTGCGCAAAGCATTCATGGCTGCTGATGTAGGAATCACTGGCTGTAACTTTGCCATTGCTGAATCCGGTTCCATCAGCTTCGTGACAAACGAAGGAAATGCCCGAATGGTCACAACAATCCCGAAAACTCAAATTACCGTGATGGGAATGGAGCGGATTGTTCCAACGTTTGAAGAATTTGAAGTGCTTGTCAGCCTGCTGACACGCAGTGCCGTTGGACAAAAGCTGACCAGTTATGTGACCGCTTTAACGGGACCGCGTGAAGAAGGAGATGTGGACGGGCCGGAAGAATTTCATTTAGTCATCGTCGACAACGGACGTTCAAAAATTTTGGGAACGGAATTTCAATCCGTGCTGCAATGCATCCGCTGTGCCGCTTGTATTAACGTATGTCCGGTTTACCGTCATATCGGCGGCCATTCTTACGGATCCATTTATTCAGGACCGATCGGCGCGGTGCTTACTCCGCTTCTTGGCGGCTATGACGACTTTAAAGAGCTTCCGTACGCTTCCACATTATGCGCCGCTTGCTCAGAGGCTTGTCCGGTGAAAATACCGCTTCATGAGCTGCTTCATAAGCACCGTCAAGTAATTGTGGAGAAGGAAGGACGGGCGCCTATATCTGAAAAGCTGGCCATGAAAGCATTTGGCCTCGGCGCTTCATCGAATCCGTTATATGGAATGGGTTCGAAAATGGCTTCAACGATGATGAAGCCGTTTACGAAAAACGACCGAATTTCTAAAGGGCCTGGTCCGCTGAAGGCTTGGACAGAGTTGCGTGAATTCCCGGCACCAAACAAAGAACGGCTGCGTGACTGGTTTAAGGATCATCAAAAAGAGAAAGACGGTGAGAAATAA
- a CDS encoding (Fe-S)-binding protein, translated as MKVALFATCLVDMFQTDVGKATVEILERLGCDVEFPEGQVCCGQPAYNSGYVEDSKGAMKKMIATFENAEYVVTPSGSCATMFKEYPQVFKDDPVWEARARKLAAKTYEFTQFIVDVLKVEDLGAKLPGKATYHTSCHMTRLLGVKDAPMKLLKNVEGLEFIPLPNAQNCCGFGGTFSVKMGQISEQMVDEKVASAEQVDADYLIGADCGCLMNIGGRIERKGKPIRVMHIAEVLNSH; from the coding sequence ATGAAAGTTGCTTTGTTTGCTACGTGTCTAGTAGATATGTTTCAGACGGACGTAGGGAAGGCGACGGTTGAAATTTTGGAGCGGCTGGGCTGCGACGTGGAGTTTCCCGAAGGTCAAGTATGTTGCGGACAGCCAGCTTACAATAGTGGCTATGTAGAAGATTCAAAAGGTGCGATGAAGAAAATGATCGCAACATTTGAGAATGCGGAGTATGTCGTTACCCCTTCAGGATCATGTGCGACGATGTTTAAGGAATATCCGCAAGTTTTTAAGGACGATCCTGTATGGGAAGCGCGCGCCCGAAAGCTGGCGGCAAAAACGTATGAATTTACTCAATTTATCGTCGATGTGCTGAAAGTGGAGGATCTTGGCGCTAAGCTTCCGGGAAAAGCAACTTATCACACATCTTGCCACATGACGCGTTTGCTAGGAGTGAAGGATGCTCCAATGAAGCTGCTGAAAAACGTGGAGGGACTGGAATTTATTCCGCTGCCTAACGCGCAGAATTGCTGCGGTTTCGGCGGTACGTTCTCTGTAAAAATGGGTCAGATTTCTGAGCAAATGGTGGATGAAAAAGTCGCCAGTGCTGAGCAAGTGGATGCTGACTATTTAATCGGGGCAGACTGCGGCTGCCTGATGAATATCGGCGGCCGGATCGAGCGTAAAGGGAAACCGATTCGCGTGATGCATATTGCAGAAGTATTAAATAGTCATTGA
- a CDS encoding FadR/GntR family transcriptional regulator: protein MNYKKIKPKKIYEEVADALLDSIRSGNLRPGDKLDSVQQLAENFQVGRSAIREALTSLRAMGLIELRQGEGTYVKGFSPSGIAYPIENALLMNTNDKLHLLEVRKILEVGVAFIAAQKRTEEDVASIRKALEEMKLHSGDIELGEEADFAFHLSIAKATGNPLLSSLMNHVSDLLVETMKETRRICLYSEWTTVDKLNQEHEAICQAIAEQNPEKARLEMSVHLHNVETILVDFLNENENAGK from the coding sequence TTGAATTATAAAAAAATTAAACCGAAAAAAATATATGAAGAAGTAGCGGATGCCCTGCTGGATTCCATTCGTTCAGGAAATTTGCGGCCGGGAGACAAGCTTGATTCGGTTCAGCAGCTGGCGGAAAACTTTCAAGTTGGGCGTTCAGCCATTCGAGAGGCGTTGACTTCCTTAAGAGCAATGGGATTGATTGAACTGCGGCAAGGAGAAGGCACCTATGTGAAAGGCTTTTCGCCGTCCGGAATCGCCTATCCGATTGAAAACGCTTTACTGATGAACACAAATGATAAATTGCATTTATTAGAGGTCCGGAAAATTCTTGAGGTGGGCGTGGCTTTCATAGCGGCTCAGAAACGAACAGAAGAGGATGTGGCCAGCATCCGTAAAGCGCTGGAAGAGATGAAGCTTCACTCGGGCGATATTGAGCTTGGGGAAGAAGCAGACTTTGCCTTTCATCTCTCCATCGCTAAAGCGACCGGCAATCCGCTTTTGTCGAGTTTGATGAATCATGTATCGGATCTGCTAGTGGAAACGATGAAAGAAACGCGAAGAATCTGTTTATATTCAGAATGGACAACGGTGGATAAATTAAATCAGGAGCACGAAGCCATTTGTCAAGCAATAGCGGAACAAAATCCAGAAAAAGCCCGTTTGGAAATGAGTGTTCATCTTCATAATGTCGAAACGATTCTAGTAGATTTCTTGAATGAAAACGAGAATGCGGGAAAATGA